Proteins co-encoded in one Streptococcus parauberis NCFD 2020 genomic window:
- a CDS encoding L-ribulose-5-phosphate 4-epimerase codes for MPKNLEEMRQRVCDANKSLPDHGLVKFTWGNVSEICRELGRIVIKPSGVDYELLTPENMVVTDLDGNILEGDLNPSSDLPTHVQLYKAWEDIQAIVHTHSTEAVGWAQAGRDIPFYGTTHADYFYGPIPCARSLSANEVEIAYEKETGTVILEEFNNRGINPSAVPGIVVRNHGPFTWGQTPEQAVYHSVVLEEVAKMDRFTEQINPRVEPAPSYIMDKHYLRKHGPNAYYGQQS; via the coding sequence ATGCCAAAAAATTTAGAAGAAATGCGTCAACGGGTGTGTGATGCAAATAAGTCATTGCCTGACCATGGTCTTGTCAAATTTACATGGGGTAATGTCTCTGAGATTTGTCGGGAATTAGGACGTATTGTTATCAAACCATCAGGGGTTGACTATGAGTTATTAACGCCTGAAAATATGGTAGTGACAGATTTAGACGGTAATATCCTGGAAGGTGATTTGAATCCTTCATCGGATCTGCCTACTCACGTTCAATTATATAAAGCATGGGAAGATATTCAAGCAATTGTACATACCCATTCGACGGAAGCTGTTGGTTGGGCACAAGCTGGCAGAGATATTCCATTTTATGGGACAACTCATGCTGATTATTTTTATGGACCAATACCATGTGCTAGATCTTTGTCGGCTAATGAAGTGGAAATAGCTTATGAGAAAGAAACTGGGACAGTTATTCTTGAAGAATTTAATAACCGTGGAATTAACCCATCAGCGGTGCCAGGAATTGTTGTCAGAAATCATGGCCCATTTACATGGGGTCAAACGCCAGAACAGGCAGTCTATCATTCTGTAGTATTGGAAGAAGTAGCTAAAATGGACCGGTTTACAGAACAAATCAATCCTCGGGTTGAGCCAGCACCTTCTTACATAATGGATAAACATTATCTGAGAAAGCATGGTCCGAATGCTTATTATGGGCAACAATCTTAA
- a CDS encoding BglG family transcription antiterminator — translation MLLDKKSYDLLDYLIKLEKPETIMTISKNLDQSRRKIYYHLEKINDSLPETVPKIVAIPRVGIQLSLTQVKSCKELLKNVSDYYYVLKCDERMKLSAICIATSTQRVTIDTLMELTDVSRNTVLNDLNELREQLSQKDYSISLLSKKAKGYYFDCHPLSYIQFLHTLLDDIYRGTNTTFIEIFDKKTNHFLGTTTYFSKEVQDFFRNYLPISQANLGKKLTRPDSQFMVQILPFVLLSYRNMQYGKQVKETLEKDFSLIWKRKEYYIAKDLAHQLFINFKLFLDDIEVGLVAMLLLSFRKDKDNHVDSPDYDEMRVTLYHFIKVLEDRHHLQFTHEQELVKQLIRHCKALIYRKHYGISSVNPMTKHIKEKYADLYQCCHSAASILEEAWQLSLAEDDIAYITIHLGGELRNSKSLTPPTRLVIISDDGIGIQKLLYKQCQQLLTNSQIDAVLTTEQYKSIEDLLSVDYIITTNDDLDSNESSIVVNPILTDDNIVHLVNTINRASQVDNLDFSEKINQIVAPLNLCEAEQFAIKNQIEKLLWDELVTSIQVYHPHQ, via the coding sequence ATGCTATTAGATAAAAAGAGTTATGATTTATTAGATTACCTTATCAAGCTTGAAAAACCAGAGACTATAATGACAATTTCAAAAAATCTGGACCAATCACGTCGAAAAATCTATTATCATCTTGAGAAAATTAATGATTCACTTCCAGAGACTGTTCCAAAAATTGTAGCTATCCCAAGAGTCGGCATTCAACTCAGTTTGACCCAAGTTAAATCATGTAAGGAATTATTGAAAAATGTCAGTGATTATTACTATGTTTTGAAGTGTGACGAGCGGATGAAGTTATCAGCAATCTGTATTGCAACATCTACTCAACGGGTAACGATTGATACTTTAATGGAGTTGACAGATGTTTCAAGAAACACGGTTTTAAATGACTTGAATGAATTAAGGGAACAACTTTCTCAAAAAGATTACTCCATATCTTTGCTGTCAAAAAAAGCCAAAGGCTATTACTTTGACTGTCATCCTCTATCTTATATTCAATTCTTACATACCTTGCTCGATGATATCTACAGGGGTACTAATACCACTTTCATCGAGATATTTGATAAGAAAACAAATCATTTTTTAGGGACAACAACCTATTTTTCTAAGGAAGTGCAGGATTTCTTTAGGAATTATCTACCTATTTCTCAAGCTAATCTAGGAAAAAAGTTAACTCGTCCAGATAGTCAATTTATGGTTCAAATCCTTCCCTTTGTTTTACTAAGTTACCGTAATATGCAATATGGTAAGCAAGTAAAAGAGACTCTTGAAAAAGATTTTAGTTTAATCTGGAAGAGAAAAGAGTACTACATTGCAAAGGATCTAGCCCATCAACTTTTTATAAATTTCAAGTTATTTCTGGATGATATTGAAGTAGGTTTGGTCGCGATGCTCTTATTATCTTTTAGAAAAGATAAGGATAATCATGTTGACAGTCCTGATTATGATGAGATGAGGGTAACCTTATATCATTTTATTAAAGTGCTCGAAGATCGGCACCACTTACAATTTACCCATGAACAAGAACTTGTCAAACAATTAATCAGACACTGTAAAGCTCTGATTTATAGAAAACATTATGGTATTTCCTCAGTAAATCCGATGACTAAGCATATCAAGGAAAAATATGCCGACCTTTATCAATGCTGCCATTCGGCAGCCAGTATTCTAGAGGAAGCTTGGCAACTTAGTCTAGCTGAAGATGACATTGCCTATATAACGATTCACTTAGGGGGTGAATTAAGAAATAGTAAAAGTTTGACACCGCCTACACGATTAGTCATTATTTCAGATGATGGGATTGGTATTCAAAAGTTACTCTATAAACAATGTCAGCAACTTTTAACTAATAGTCAGATTGACGCCGTGCTAACAACGGAACAATATAAGAGTATCGAGGATTTGCTTTCAGTTGATTATATTATCACGACTAATGATGACTTAGATAGTAATGAATCGAGCATCGTTGTTAATCCAATTCTGACAGATGATAATATTGTCCATTTAGTGAACACGATTAACCGAGCATCCCAGGTTGATAATTTGGATTTCTCTGAAAAAATCAATCAAATTGTAGCACCACTAAACCTTTGTGAGGCGGAGCAATTCGCCATAAAAAATCAAATTGAAAAACTTCTGTGGGATGAATTGGTCACATCTATCCAAGTTTATCACCCACATCAATAA
- the ulaG gene encoding L-ascorbate 6-phosphate lactonase → MAKVQDITRESWILSTFPEWGTWLNEEIEEEVVPANNFAMWWLGNCGVWIKTPGGANIVMDLWSNRGKSTKKVKDMVRGHQMANMAGVRKLQPNLRVQPMVIDPFKINELDYYLVSHFHSDHIDINTAAAIINNPKLNHVKFVGPYECGEIWKKWGVPEDRIMVIKPGETFTIKDMTITAVESFDRTCLVTLPVDGAEENDGELAGLAISDDEMARKAVNYIFETPGGTIYHGADSHFSNYFAKHGRDYKIDVAINNYGENPLGIQDKMTSIDLLRMAENLRAKVIIPVHYDIWSNFMASTDEILQLWKMRKERLQYDFHPFIWEVGGKYTYPQDQDRIEYHHPRGFDDCFLEESNIQFKSLL, encoded by the coding sequence ATGGCAAAGGTTCAAGATATTACACGTGAATCATGGATTTTAAGTACGTTTCCTGAATGGGGTACTTGGTTAAATGAAGAAATTGAAGAAGAAGTCGTTCCTGCAAATAATTTTGCAATGTGGTGGTTAGGAAATTGTGGCGTTTGGATAAAAACACCTGGTGGAGCAAATATTGTCATGGACCTTTGGTCAAATCGAGGCAAATCAACTAAAAAAGTTAAAGACATGGTTCGTGGTCATCAAATGGCCAATATGGCTGGTGTCAGAAAATTGCAACCTAATTTACGCGTTCAACCAATGGTTATTGATCCTTTTAAAATTAATGAACTGGATTATTATCTTGTATCTCATTTTCACAGTGATCACATCGATATCAATACGGCTGCAGCTATTATTAATAATCCAAAATTAAATCATGTTAAATTTGTAGGTCCTTATGAATGTGGTGAAATTTGGAAAAAATGGGGAGTCCCAGAGGACCGTATCATGGTTATCAAACCTGGTGAGACATTTACCATTAAAGACATGACTATCACTGCTGTCGAATCATTTGACCGTACTTGTCTAGTAACACTTCCTGTTGATGGAGCAGAGGAAAATGATGGTGAATTGGCTGGTTTAGCTATTTCAGATGATGAAATGGCTCGAAAAGCTGTCAACTACATTTTTGAAACACCGGGTGGTACAATCTATCATGGGGCAGATTCGCATTTTTCAAATTATTTTGCTAAACATGGTCGTGATTATAAAATCGATGTTGCTATCAATAACTATGGTGAGAACCCATTAGGAATTCAAGATAAAATGACTTCAATTGACTTACTCCGTATGGCGGAGAATTTGAGAGCAAAAGTTATTATTCCAGTTCACTATGATATTTGGTCAAACTTCATGGCTTCAACAGATGAAATTCTTCAACTATGGAAAATGCGTAAGGAAAGACTTCAATATGATTTCCATCCATTTATTTGGGAAGTCGGTGGCAAATATACCTACCCACAAGATCAAGATCGAATTGAATACCATCACCCACGAGGATTTGATGATTGCTTCCTAGAAGAATCAAATATTCAATTTAAATCACTATTATAA
- a CDS encoding diacylglycerol/lipid kinase family protein, with protein MKNALLIVNPASGGEEAKSYQEAAKKKLDSHFDQVDVKLTEKVGDGQAFARQAAEEGYHSIFVMGGDGTVNEGISGIAEQGYKPNFGFFPLGTVNDLARALGIPVDPQEAIDNMNLDNTQDLDIGKVNQSYFTNVVAIGNIPQSINNVDDKLKTKLGPVAYFISGLKHALTNKSYEFQVVHDGKRSRVEGSLLLVALTNSIGGYNNLTPDAKVDDGYLHLILTKDKNFLETLEALPALLKKEQTDEPLVSYKRAKKVNISVKFADLETNVDGDPGDMLPVSIAILPRHIKVYTCKKD; from the coding sequence ATGAAAAATGCACTTTTGATTGTTAATCCTGCTTCAGGTGGAGAAGAGGCAAAGTCTTATCAAGAAGCAGCTAAAAAGAAATTAGATAGTCACTTTGATCAAGTTGATGTTAAGTTGACTGAGAAAGTTGGTGATGGTCAAGCATTTGCTCGCCAAGCAGCTGAAGAAGGTTACCACAGTATTTTTGTAATGGGTGGAGATGGCACTGTCAATGAGGGAATTAGTGGAATTGCAGAGCAGGGATACAAACCTAACTTTGGTTTTTTCCCATTAGGGACAGTCAATGACTTAGCTAGAGCGCTAGGTATTCCAGTTGATCCCCAAGAAGCAATTGATAATATGAATCTTGATAATACACAAGACTTAGATATTGGTAAAGTTAATCAATCTTACTTTACTAATGTTGTAGCTATAGGTAATATTCCTCAGTCCATCAATAATGTGGATGATAAGTTAAAAACGAAGCTTGGTCCAGTGGCATATTTCATTTCAGGATTAAAACATGCCCTAACCAACAAAAGCTATGAATTCCAAGTTGTTCATGATGGCAAGAGGAGTAGAGTAGAAGGTTCACTTTTATTAGTGGCGCTAACAAATTCAATCGGTGGCTACAATAATCTTACTCCAGACGCTAAGGTAGATGATGGTTACTTACATTTAATCTTAACCAAGGATAAAAACTTCCTGGAAACTTTGGAAGCATTACCTGCTTTATTGAAAAAAGAACAGACAGATGAACCTTTAGTATCTTACAAACGTGCAAAAAAGGTTAATATTTCTGTAAAATTTGCTGACTTAGAAACAAATGTAGATGGGGATCCAGGAGATATGTTACCTGTCTCAATTGCCATTCTTCCAAGACATATTAAAGTTTATACTTGTAAAAAAGATTAA
- a CDS encoding quaternary amine ABC transporter ATP-binding protein, which produces MANILEVKNLTKIFGKRQKAALELVKAGKSKTEILKQTGATVGVYDASFDVKEGEIFVIMGLSGSGKSTLVRMINRLIEPSAGSIQLSGKDISKMNPESLREVRRHDINMVFQSFALFPHRTILENTEFGLELRGVPKEERQERAEKALDNAGLLNFKDQYPNQLSGGMQQRVGLARALANGPKILLMDEAFSALDPLIRRDMQDELVELQASTEQTIIFISHDLNEALRIGDRIALMKDGEIMQIGTGEEILTNPANDFVREFVEDVDRSKVLTAQNIMIKPFTANVEIDGPQVALNRMHTEEVSMLMATNRRRQLVGTVTADAALEARKKALPLSEVIDRDVRTVSKDTVITDIMPLIYDSSAPIAVTDENNRLLGVIIRGRVIEALANISDEDDNDPVSEHSGVTKELEQEQQELQALQAQN; this is translated from the coding sequence ATGGCAAATATCTTAGAAGTCAAAAATTTAACAAAGATTTTTGGTAAAAGACAAAAAGCAGCTTTAGAACTTGTTAAAGCTGGAAAAAGTAAGACAGAAATTTTAAAACAAACAGGTGCCACGGTTGGTGTCTATGATGCAAGTTTTGATGTTAAAGAAGGTGAAATCTTCGTTATTATGGGCTTGTCTGGTTCAGGTAAGTCTACTTTGGTTCGAATGATTAACCGGTTAATCGAGCCATCAGCTGGTTCAATTCAATTATCTGGGAAAGACATTTCAAAAATGAATCCAGAAAGTTTAAGAGAAGTGCGACGCCATGATATTAACATGGTCTTTCAAAGCTTTGCCCTTTTTCCACATAGAACCATTCTCGAAAACACCGAGTTTGGTCTTGAATTAAGAGGTGTTCCAAAAGAAGAACGTCAAGAAAGAGCAGAAAAAGCCTTGGACAATGCAGGTCTACTTAATTTTAAAGACCAATATCCAAATCAATTGTCAGGTGGGATGCAACAGCGTGTTGGTTTAGCTCGTGCATTGGCTAACGGACCTAAAATCCTTTTAATGGATGAGGCCTTCTCAGCACTTGACCCATTAATTCGTCGTGATATGCAAGATGAGCTGGTTGAACTACAAGCATCAACTGAACAAACAATCATTTTCATCAGTCATGATTTGAACGAAGCTCTTCGCATTGGTGACCGCATTGCTCTTATGAAAGATGGCGAAATTATGCAGATTGGCACAGGTGAAGAAATTCTGACTAATCCAGCTAATGACTTTGTTCGTGAGTTCGTTGAAGACGTCGACAGATCGAAAGTTTTAACCGCACAAAACATTATGATCAAGCCATTTACGGCTAATGTTGAAATTGACGGACCACAAGTGGCTCTTAATCGTATGCACACCGAAGAAGTTTCAATGTTGATGGCAACAAACCGTCGTCGCCAACTAGTTGGTACCGTAACTGCCGATGCAGCACTAGAAGCTCGTAAAAAAGCATTGCCACTGTCAGAAGTTATTGATCGTGACGTTCGCACAGTCAGCAAAGATACGGTCATTACAGATATTATGCCATTAATTTATGACTCATCAGCACCAATTGCTGTTACTGACGAGAATAATCGATTATTAGGTGTTATTATCCGTGGTCGTGTGATTGAAGCTCTAGCAAATATTTCTGATGAAGATGACAATGATCCAGTAAGTGAACATTCAGGGGTTACTAAAGAGCTTGAACAAGAGCAACAAGAATTACAAGCACTACAAGCACAAAATTAA